The following are encoded in a window of Mycobacteroides chelonae CCUG 47445 genomic DNA:
- the rocD gene encoding ornithine--oxo-acid transaminase gives MSPDSYKSAEYIELAEQYGAHNYAPLPVVAHRAEGAWIEDVDGKRYLDCLAAYSAVNFGHGNPEILAAAHAQLDTVTLVSRAFHSDRLGRFCRDLARLCGKGMVLPMNTGAEAVESGIKVARKWGTDVKGVPAGQANIVVAHNNFHGRTISIVSFSSDETARGGFGPFTPGFRMVPFGDIAALARAIDDNTVAVLLEPVQGEAGIIIPPDDYLPAVRALCTENHVLFIADEIQAGLARTGKMFACDHWNVVPDVYLLGKALGGGVVPVSAVVADVDVLGVLHPGEHGSTFGGNPLAAAIGSTVVAILERGEFPRRAAVLGGHLRRRLDALIGHGVTEVRSLGLWAGVDIDPNLATGRQISLRMAECGVLVKDTHGATLRFAPPLVITEDEIDWAIDQFADALAKSR, from the coding sequence ATGTCACCCGACTCATATAAGAGCGCCGAATACATCGAGTTGGCCGAGCAGTACGGCGCACACAACTATGCGCCGCTACCGGTCGTCGCTCACCGCGCCGAGGGCGCGTGGATCGAAGACGTGGACGGCAAGCGCTATCTGGATTGTCTGGCCGCCTACTCGGCGGTGAACTTCGGCCACGGCAACCCCGAGATTCTCGCGGCCGCCCACGCTCAGCTCGACACGGTGACCCTGGTAAGCCGGGCATTTCATTCGGATCGTCTCGGCAGGTTCTGTCGCGACCTCGCCCGCCTCTGCGGTAAGGGCATGGTGCTGCCGATGAACACCGGGGCCGAGGCGGTGGAAAGTGGCATCAAGGTCGCCCGTAAATGGGGCACCGACGTCAAGGGAGTGCCCGCCGGACAGGCCAACATCGTGGTGGCTCACAACAACTTCCACGGCCGGACCATCAGCATCGTAAGTTTCTCCTCCGACGAGACGGCGCGCGGCGGATTTGGCCCGTTCACACCCGGCTTCCGCATGGTGCCGTTCGGCGACATCGCCGCACTGGCACGGGCGATCGACGACAACACCGTCGCCGTCCTCCTCGAACCGGTTCAGGGCGAGGCCGGCATCATCATTCCGCCCGACGACTACCTGCCGGCGGTCCGCGCACTGTGCACCGAGAACCATGTGCTGTTCATCGCCGACGAGATCCAGGCCGGGCTCGCGCGCACCGGCAAGATGTTCGCCTGTGATCACTGGAACGTGGTCCCGGACGTCTACCTACTGGGCAAGGCGCTGGGCGGTGGCGTGGTCCCGGTCTCTGCCGTGGTCGCCGACGTCGATGTGCTTGGCGTGCTGCATCCAGGCGAGCACGGCTCCACCTTCGGTGGAAATCCGTTGGCCGCAGCCATCGGATCGACAGTCGTGGCAATCCTCGAGCGTGGTGAGTTCCCGCGGCGTGCGGCGGTTCTCGGTGGGCATCTGCGACGACGCCTGGATGCCCTGATCGGCCATGGCGTCACCGAGGTGCGTTCACTGGGACTGTGGGCCGGGGTCGACATCGATCCGAATCTGGCAACCGGAAGACAAATCAGTCTGCGCATGGCAGAGTGTGGCGTCTTAGTGAAGGACACGCATGGCGCGACTCTCCGGTTTGCACCACCCCTTGTCATCACCGAGGACGAAATCGATTGGGCAATAGACCAGTTCGCTGATGCGCTGGCCAAAAGCCGGTAG
- a CDS encoding APC family permease, whose product MAPSSPSLAQQLLRRRPTSGAPTAHGAGGHLRQSMGTFQLTMIGVGATVGTGIFFILAESVPKAGPAVMASFLVAGLAAGLAALCYAELASAVPVSGSSFSYAYTTLGELAAMVVAACLLLEYGVSAAAVAVGWSQYLDKLLVNVFGSHLPHAISAAPWDNVDPGVPHAWLNLPAVVLIIMCAILLIRGTSESALVNTVMVLLKLAVLTVFAIIAFTAFQAGNFSDFAPFGVSGIGAAAGTIFFTYVGLDTVSTAGEEVKDPQRTMPRALIAALLIVTAFYLVVALAALGAQPWREFEGQSAGLALILDKVTGSTSASTFLAVGAVISIFSITLVSMYGQTRILFAIGRDGLLPSIFAQVNPRTLTPVNNTIIVAIVVGLMAAFVPLNSLANMVSIGTLTAFIVVSIGVIILRIREPELPRAFRVPGYPVTPVLSVIACGYILFSLPWVTWIAFGSWVAVVLVFYLAWGRHHSALNDVPNDPAELPEKEPV is encoded by the coding sequence ATGGCACCCTCGTCACCCAGCCTTGCCCAGCAGTTGCTGCGGCGCCGTCCTACGTCGGGGGCTCCCACTGCCCACGGCGCCGGCGGGCATCTGAGGCAATCGATGGGGACATTCCAACTCACCATGATCGGCGTCGGCGCCACGGTGGGCACCGGAATCTTCTTCATCTTGGCCGAATCCGTGCCCAAGGCAGGCCCCGCGGTGATGGCCTCGTTCCTGGTCGCCGGTCTCGCCGCAGGACTGGCAGCGCTCTGTTATGCCGAGTTGGCCTCCGCGGTACCGGTATCGGGTTCCTCGTTCTCCTACGCCTACACCACTCTGGGCGAGCTGGCAGCGATGGTGGTGGCCGCCTGTCTGCTGCTGGAGTACGGCGTATCAGCGGCCGCGGTCGCGGTGGGCTGGAGCCAGTACCTCGACAAGCTTCTGGTCAACGTCTTCGGATCGCATCTGCCGCACGCGATCAGCGCCGCCCCCTGGGACAACGTCGATCCGGGAGTGCCGCACGCCTGGCTAAACCTGCCGGCCGTGGTCCTGATCATCATGTGCGCGATCCTGCTCATCCGTGGCACCAGCGAGTCCGCACTCGTGAACACGGTCATGGTGCTGCTCAAACTCGCCGTTCTTACTGTCTTCGCGATCATCGCGTTCACCGCGTTTCAGGCGGGCAACTTCTCCGACTTCGCGCCGTTCGGCGTCAGCGGCATCGGTGCCGCAGCCGGAACGATCTTCTTCACCTACGTCGGGTTGGACACGGTGTCCACCGCCGGCGAGGAAGTGAAGGACCCGCAACGCACGATGCCGCGCGCGCTCATCGCCGCACTCCTCATCGTCACCGCCTTCTACCTCGTGGTCGCCCTTGCCGCACTCGGCGCGCAGCCGTGGCGGGAGTTCGAAGGGCAGTCCGCCGGCCTGGCCCTGATTCTGGACAAGGTCACCGGAAGTACCTCTGCCAGTACCTTCCTCGCGGTCGGCGCGGTCATTTCGATCTTCTCGATCACCCTGGTCTCGATGTACGGCCAGACCCGCATCCTGTTCGCCATCGGCCGCGACGGCCTGCTGCCCTCGATCTTCGCGCAGGTCAATCCCCGCACGCTGACACCGGTGAACAACACCATCATCGTCGCGATCGTCGTGGGCCTCATGGCCGCATTCGTACCGCTGAACAGCCTCGCGAACATGGTGTCGATCGGCACCCTGACCGCCTTCATCGTGGTGTCGATCGGCGTCATCATCCTCCGGATCCGAGAACCCGAGCTGCCGCGCGCCTTCCGTGTTCCCGGCTACCCGGTCACACCGGTTCTGTCCGTGATTGCCTGCGGTTACATCCTGTTCAGCTTGCCCTGGGTCACCTGGATCGCCTTCGGGTCCTGGGTTGCCGTGGTGCTGGTGTTCTATCTGGCGTGGGGACGGCACCACAGCGCGTTGAACGACGTACCCAACGACCCGGCCGAACTGCCCGAGAAGGAACCGGTATGA
- a CDS encoding universal stress protein yields MTVVVGYLSGKGGKGALHLAVESARVLETSLTVTTVVPKPWTTLSKAKIDAEYAQWAQKLSDDSKSEAAAYLEKISAGIDVTFHNVAHRSVSGGLLEAVEASDADVLVVGSASEGRLGQVVLGSTGDRLLHSSPVPLAISPRGYRGSKAGTVSRVTCGYPGTEDAVDVVHQAVRLTQRLHAPLRVVTFAVRGRTMLTAGVGPEAEDAVLASWVAQSEEALAGLRQDGVIESEVELKVVTGDSWDDALDNAEWLDGELLVLGSRPHSTVARVFLGSRATKIVRHSPVPVVVMPG; encoded by the coding sequence ATGACCGTCGTCGTCGGATATCTCTCGGGCAAGGGCGGCAAGGGCGCCCTGCACCTGGCTGTCGAATCTGCCCGCGTTCTCGAGACCTCCCTGACGGTCACCACCGTGGTGCCGAAGCCGTGGACCACACTGTCGAAAGCCAAGATCGACGCCGAGTACGCGCAATGGGCTCAGAAACTTTCCGACGATTCGAAGTCCGAGGCCGCTGCGTATCTCGAAAAGATCAGCGCCGGAATCGATGTCACATTCCACAACGTGGCTCATCGCTCGGTATCCGGCGGGCTGCTGGAAGCGGTGGAGGCGTCCGACGCGGATGTACTCGTCGTCGGCTCCGCCTCGGAAGGACGCCTTGGGCAAGTGGTGCTGGGCTCGACCGGGGATCGGCTGTTGCACTCCTCCCCCGTCCCACTGGCCATCAGCCCCCGCGGTTACCGCGGTTCGAAGGCCGGCACGGTCAGCCGAGTCACCTGCGGATACCCAGGCACAGAGGATGCGGTTGACGTTGTACACCAAGCGGTTCGGCTGACACAGCGTCTGCACGCGCCGCTGCGCGTGGTCACCTTCGCCGTGCGCGGCCGCACCATGCTGACGGCTGGGGTGGGCCCCGAAGCCGAGGACGCGGTGCTCGCCAGCTGGGTCGCCCAGTCCGAAGAGGCGCTGGCCGGCCTACGTCAGGACGGAGTGATCGAATCCGAGGTCGAGTTGAAGGTCGTCACCGGCGACAGTTGGGATGACGCCCTGGACAATGCCGAGTGGCTCGACGGCGAGCTATTGGTGCTCGGCAGCCGCCCCCACAGCACGGTTGCCCGCGTCTTCCTGGGGTCCCGCGCAACCAAGATCGTCAGGCACAGCCCGGTGCCCGTCGTGGTGATGCCGGGCTAG
- a CDS encoding mycofactocin-coupled SDR family oxidoreductase, translating into MADQPLAGKVAFVTGAARGQGRQHAVRLAQAGADIVAIDACAPVSEYAGYEAATPEDLKETVRLVEAAGRKIIAEQADVRNGAALQSVVEEAVAQFGHIDVLIANAGVLSWGRLWEMPDQQWEDVIDTNLTGTWKTVKAVVPTMIEAGNGGSIVIVSSVSGLKGTPGNGAYVASKFGLTGLTKSLTIELAEYGIRVNSIHPYGVTTPMITGDAMMKLLAEHPNYLPSIAPMPLSPTKMLEPDEISDVVVWLAGDASGTLAGAQVPVDKGHLTY; encoded by the coding sequence ATGGCGGATCAGCCCTTGGCTGGAAAAGTGGCCTTCGTAACCGGTGCGGCTCGTGGGCAGGGGCGGCAGCACGCCGTCCGGCTGGCCCAGGCGGGCGCGGACATTGTTGCGATCGACGCGTGTGCCCCCGTGTCGGAGTATGCGGGGTACGAGGCCGCGACACCGGAAGACCTCAAGGAAACGGTGCGGCTCGTTGAGGCTGCCGGGCGCAAGATCATCGCCGAGCAGGCCGATGTCCGCAACGGTGCGGCCCTGCAGAGTGTGGTCGAGGAGGCCGTTGCCCAGTTCGGGCACATTGACGTCCTCATCGCAAATGCCGGAGTGCTCAGCTGGGGCCGGTTGTGGGAGATGCCCGACCAGCAGTGGGAAGACGTCATCGACACCAACCTCACCGGCACCTGGAAGACCGTGAAAGCCGTTGTGCCGACGATGATCGAGGCCGGCAACGGCGGTTCGATCGTGATCGTCAGCTCGGTGTCCGGACTCAAGGGCACTCCGGGTAACGGCGCCTATGTCGCCTCGAAGTTCGGCCTGACCGGACTCACCAAGTCGTTGACGATTGAACTGGCCGAGTACGGCATCCGGGTCAACTCGATCCATCCGTACGGGGTGACCACGCCGATGATCACCGGCGACGCCATGATGAAACTGCTGGCCGAACACCCCAATTACCTGCCGAGCATTGCGCCGATGCCGTTGTCGCCCACCAAGATGCTGGAGCCTGATGAGATCTCCGATGTGGTGGTGTGGCTGGCGGGCGATGCTTCGGGCACGTTGGCCGGTGCTCAGGTGCCCGTCGACAAGGGGCACCTGACCTACTGA
- a CDS encoding oxygenase MpaB family protein codes for MPKLTAVDSPSARDPHPYDYYHRPGMDLRPIPEGKNEFGWIWRHCRHVLFDNWFDVEDDVTPTPLTRLFDDHMWQGDELMDAVVAMFERMGSARARPLFEQAITDGIDSLDDPPNELRALLEDAYRVPEWWDPAKAERGRQRLYRTTVPTFLIMATFGVFDTVMNSDVSTSTGATGRFRDQGPQRQIETGRFFATLFDRDAMQPGSPQMKLTLRVRLVHSLARKGLRSAWGPDNYARFGAPIPNSSMCGFIEAGALGGLVLDQRFGRPCTLKEIDDVWHYMSRWALLFGVTETLCPKSGIEAMHNLDYLLARSGEASKWRVELVEVLSSLTTGGFQNRIGDLLYSTVIGGPGSVLMGSQAMDEFLRDTQFERIPHRLPGTIVKAVATAGGHTAAIRDRVPGINWVRRITYGRLIPNPSLLINPAFDVLEKLHKVSSTYTMHDTNTSGHAFAS; via the coding sequence ATGCCCAAGCTCACCGCCGTCGATAGCCCCTCGGCCCGCGATCCTCATCCGTACGACTACTACCATCGACCGGGCATGGATCTACGCCCAATTCCCGAGGGCAAGAACGAGTTCGGCTGGATCTGGCGCCACTGCCGACACGTGCTGTTCGACAACTGGTTCGACGTCGAAGACGACGTCACCCCCACGCCACTGACGCGACTGTTCGACGACCACATGTGGCAGGGCGACGAACTGATGGATGCCGTGGTGGCCATGTTCGAGCGCATGGGTTCGGCACGCGCACGCCCCCTGTTCGAGCAGGCCATCACCGATGGCATCGATTCCCTGGACGACCCGCCGAATGAACTGCGCGCTCTTCTGGAGGACGCATACCGCGTGCCCGAATGGTGGGACCCCGCCAAGGCGGAGCGTGGACGACAACGGCTGTATCGGACCACTGTCCCCACCTTCCTCATCATGGCGACATTCGGCGTATTCGACACCGTCATGAACTCCGATGTTTCGACATCGACAGGCGCCACCGGAAGATTCCGCGATCAGGGCCCGCAACGACAGATCGAGACCGGCAGGTTCTTCGCCACCCTCTTCGATCGGGATGCCATGCAGCCCGGTTCACCACAGATGAAGCTGACCCTACGCGTGCGGCTTGTACATTCGCTGGCCCGCAAGGGCCTTCGATCCGCATGGGGTCCAGACAACTATGCGAGGTTCGGGGCGCCGATTCCCAACTCATCAATGTGCGGATTCATCGAGGCCGGGGCGTTGGGTGGATTGGTGCTCGACCAACGATTCGGCCGACCGTGCACACTCAAGGAGATCGATGATGTGTGGCACTACATGTCTCGATGGGCGTTGCTATTCGGCGTGACAGAGACGTTGTGCCCCAAGTCCGGCATCGAGGCTATGCACAACCTCGACTACCTGCTGGCACGATCCGGCGAAGCATCGAAGTGGCGAGTGGAACTTGTGGAAGTCCTGTCGTCGCTGACCACCGGCGGGTTCCAGAACCGAATAGGAGACCTGCTGTACTCGACCGTCATTGGTGGTCCCGGTTCGGTTCTCATGGGATCGCAAGCGATGGACGAGTTCCTACGCGACACCCAGTTCGAACGGATACCCCATCGGCTCCCAGGCACGATCGTCAAAGCCGTCGCGACAGCCGGCGGACATACCGCCGCCATCCGCGATCGAGTACCAGGAATCAACTGGGTCCGCCGCATCACGTACGGACGGCTGATACCGAACCCAAGCCTTCTCATCAACCCAGCCTTCGACGTTCTCGAAAAGCTCCACAAGGTCAGCTCCACCTACACGATGCACGACACCAACACCTCCGGGCACGCCTTCGCCAGCTAG
- a CDS encoding oxygenase MpaB family protein: MPELTVVDTPLSGDQHPFDYYFRPDMDLRPIPEGKNEFGWIWRHCRHYLFDPWFDVEDEVTPTPATRLFDDHMWQGDEPMDAVAELFHQLGSAQARALFEQAVEHGVDSLDDPPEALRALFADAYRVPQWWDPAKAERGRLRARQVTTATTAVMATFAVFDTVMNSDVSAATGATGRFRYQSAQRLAETNRFFSMIFDRDGLVPGSEQIKLTMRVRLVHALARRGLRSAWGEDNFAEYGAPISNASMCGFIEAMLGALLVDYRLGRSCTLREIDDVWHYLLRWALMFGVTEDLLPRTGIDAMRNLDYLLARSGDASRWRVELIEALATGISGARTGPVRRMFAEVLAGPGSMLMGPAAMDEFFQGTTFEGINHRLSGWLFSTAATVNANASAVLDRLPGIGLMRRQLDAFNPNPSAVNNLFSELIEKRAKVASTYTMHDNNTSGHAFAR, encoded by the coding sequence ATGCCCGAACTCACCGTGGTCGACACACCACTGTCTGGCGATCAGCACCCGTTCGACTACTACTTCCGTCCGGACATGGACCTACGCCCAATCCCCGAGGGCAAGAACGAATTCGGGTGGATCTGGCGCCACTGCCGACACTATTTGTTCGACCCCTGGTTCGACGTCGAGGACGAGGTGACCCCCACCCCGGCGACCCGCCTGTTCGACGATCACATGTGGCAGGGCGACGAGCCCATGGACGCCGTCGCCGAGCTGTTTCACCAGCTCGGGTCCGCGCAGGCCCGGGCACTGTTCGAACAAGCCGTCGAGCATGGCGTCGACAGCCTGGATGATCCTCCCGAGGCGTTGCGCGCACTGTTCGCGGATGCCTACCGCGTGCCGCAGTGGTGGGATCCGGCCAAGGCGGAACGGGGCCGGCTGCGGGCACGCCAAGTGACCACCGCAACCACCGCGGTCATGGCGACTTTCGCGGTATTCGACACCGTCATGAACTCCGATGTGTCGGCAGCCACCGGGGCCACCGGCCGGTTCCGTTATCAGAGTGCCCAACGGCTGGCAGAGACGAATCGGTTCTTCTCCATGATCTTCGACCGTGACGGGTTGGTACCCGGCTCTGAACAGATCAAGCTGACGATGCGCGTTCGTCTGGTGCACGCACTGGCCCGGCGAGGTCTGCGTAGCGCCTGGGGCGAAGACAACTTCGCCGAATACGGCGCGCCCATCTCCAACGCATCCATGTGCGGGTTCATCGAGGCGATGCTTGGAGCACTCCTTGTCGACTACCGACTCGGAAGATCTTGCACGCTAAGGGAAATCGATGACGTATGGCATTACCTGCTGCGGTGGGCACTGATGTTCGGCGTCACCGAAGACCTGCTGCCGCGCACCGGCATCGATGCCATGCGCAATCTGGATTACCTGCTGGCCCGTTCCGGGGATGCCTCGCGTTGGCGCGTCGAGCTGATCGAAGCATTGGCCACCGGCATATCCGGAGCGCGGACCGGACCCGTCCGGCGCATGTTCGCTGAAGTGCTCGCGGGCCCCGGCAGCATGCTGATGGGACCGGCGGCAATGGACGAATTCTTCCAGGGCACAACCTTCGAAGGGATCAACCACCGCCTGTCGGGCTGGCTGTTCAGTACGGCAGCCACGGTCAACGCCAACGCCTCCGCGGTTCTCGATCGACTGCCCGGAATCGGCCTGATGCGCCGACAGTTGGATGCGTTCAACCCCAATCCCAGTGCGGTGAACAACCTTTTCTCGGAGTTGATCGAGAAACGGGCCAAGGTGGCCTCGACGTACACGATGCACGACAACAACACGTCCGGGCACGCCTTCGCCCGCTAA
- the tuf gene encoding elongation factor Tu, translating to MAKAKFERTKPHVNIGTIGHVDHGKTTLTAAITKVLHDKYPDLNEASAFDQIDNAPEEKARGITINISHVEYQTEKRHYAHVDAPGHADYIKNMITGAAQMDGAILVVAATDGPMPQTREHVLLARQVGVPYILVALNKSDMVDDEELLELVEMEVRELLSSQEFDGDNAPVVRVSALKALEGDAEWGKTVADLMDAVDESIPDPVRETDKPFLMPVEDVFTITGRGTVVTGRVERGVINVNEDVEIVGIKDTTTKTTVTGVEMFRKLLDQGQAGDNVGLLVRGVKREDVERGQVVVKPGTTTPHTEFEGSVYILSKDEGGRHTPFFNNYRPQFYFRTTDVTGVVTLPEGTEMVMPGDNTDISVKLIQPVAMDEGLRFAIREGGRTVGAGRVTKILK from the coding sequence GTGGCGAAGGCGAAGTTCGAGCGGACGAAGCCGCACGTCAACATCGGGACCATCGGTCACGTTGACCACGGCAAGACCACTCTCACTGCAGCGATCACCAAGGTGCTGCATGACAAGTACCCCGATTTGAACGAGGCGTCGGCCTTCGACCAGATCGACAACGCTCCCGAAGAGAAGGCTCGTGGTATCACGATCAACATCTCGCACGTGGAGTACCAGACCGAGAAGCGTCACTACGCACACGTGGACGCCCCCGGTCACGCTGACTACATCAAGAACATGATCACCGGTGCCGCCCAGATGGACGGCGCGATCCTGGTGGTCGCCGCGACGGACGGCCCCATGCCGCAGACTCGCGAGCACGTGCTGCTCGCCCGTCAGGTCGGTGTGCCCTACATCCTGGTCGCGCTGAACAAGTCCGACATGGTGGACGACGAGGAGCTCCTCGAGCTCGTCGAGATGGAAGTTCGCGAGCTGCTGAGCAGCCAGGAGTTCGACGGCGACAACGCTCCCGTGGTGCGTGTCTCGGCGCTCAAGGCGCTCGAGGGCGACGCCGAGTGGGGCAAGACCGTTGCCGATCTGATGGATGCGGTTGACGAGTCGATCCCGGACCCGGTTCGCGAGACCGACAAGCCGTTCCTGATGCCCGTCGAGGACGTGTTCACCATCACCGGTCGTGGCACCGTGGTGACCGGTCGTGTCGAGCGTGGCGTGATCAACGTGAACGAGGACGTCGAGATCGTCGGCATCAAGGACACCACCACCAAGACGACCGTCACCGGTGTTGAGATGTTCCGCAAGCTGCTCGATCAGGGCCAGGCCGGCGACAACGTCGGTCTGCTGGTCCGTGGTGTGAAGCGTGAGGACGTCGAGCGTGGCCAGGTTGTGGTCAAGCCCGGCACCACCACCCCGCACACCGAGTTCGAGGGCAGCGTCTACATCCTGTCCAAGGACGAGGGCGGCCGCCACACGCCGTTCTTCAACAACTACCGTCCGCAGTTCTACTTCCGTACCACTGACGTGACCGGTGTTGTGACGCTGCCCGAGGGCACCGAGATGGTGATGCCCGGTGACAACACCGACATCTCCGTCAAGCTGATCCAGCCGGTGGCCATGGACGAGGGTCTGCGTTTCGCCATCCGTGAGGGCGGTCGTACCGTCGGCGCGGGTCGCGTTACCAAGATCCTCAAGTGA
- the fusA gene encoding elongation factor G: MAQEVLTDLNKVRNFGIMAHIDAGKTTTTERILFYTGITYKIGEVHDGAATMDWMEQEQERGITITSAATTAYWKENQLNIIDTPGHVDFTVEVERNLRVLDGAVAVFDGKEGVEPQSEQVWRQADRYDVPRICFVNKMDKLGADFYFTVKTIEDRLGARALPIQLPIGAENDFEGIVDLVEMNAKVWRGETKMGEQYEVVEIPADLKDKADEYRAALLEAVAETDEELLEKYLGGEELTIDEIKAAIRKLTINSEAYPVLCGSAFKNKGVQPMLDAVIDYLPTPLDVGATTGHVPGKEEELITREPNTDEPFSALAFKVATHPFFGKLIYIRVYSGKVDSGSQVVNSTKGKKERLGKLFQMHSNKENPVESASAGHIYAAIGLKDTTTGDTLCDPNNQIVLESMTFPDPVIQVAIEPKTKSDQEKLGTAIQKLAEEDPTFKVKLDQETGQTIIGGMGELHLDILVDRMRREFKVEANVGKPQVAYRETIRKKVENVEFTHKKQTGGSGQFAKVIISLEPLVDAEDGATYEFSNKVTGGRVPREYIPSVDAGAQDAMQYGILAGYPLVNIKVTLLDGAYHDVDSSEMAFKIAGSQALKKAAQSAQPVILEPIMAVEVTTPEDYMGDVIGDLNSRRGQIQAMEERSGARVVKAQVPLSEMFGYVGDLRSKTQGRANYSMVFDSYAEVPANVSKEIIAKATGE, from the coding sequence GTGGCACAGGAAGTGCTGACCGACCTGAACAAGGTCCGCAACTTCGGCATCATGGCCCACATCGATGCCGGCAAGACCACCACGACTGAACGCATCCTCTTCTACACCGGTATCACGTACAAGATCGGTGAGGTCCACGACGGCGCAGCCACCATGGACTGGATGGAGCAGGAGCAGGAGCGCGGCATCACCATCACGTCGGCCGCGACGACCGCTTACTGGAAAGAAAACCAGCTCAACATCATCGACACCCCCGGGCACGTCGACTTCACCGTTGAGGTGGAGCGCAACCTGCGCGTCCTCGACGGTGCCGTCGCGGTGTTCGATGGTAAAGAGGGCGTGGAGCCGCAGTCCGAGCAGGTGTGGCGTCAGGCCGACCGCTACGACGTTCCGCGCATCTGTTTCGTCAACAAGATGGACAAGCTGGGCGCCGACTTCTACTTCACGGTGAAGACCATCGAGGATCGCCTCGGTGCGCGTGCGCTGCCCATTCAGCTGCCGATCGGTGCCGAGAACGACTTCGAGGGCATCGTCGATCTGGTCGAGATGAACGCCAAGGTGTGGCGTGGCGAGACCAAGATGGGCGAGCAGTACGAGGTCGTGGAGATCCCCGCGGACCTGAAGGACAAGGCCGACGAGTACCGGGCCGCGCTGCTCGAAGCCGTCGCCGAGACCGACGAAGAGCTGCTGGAGAAGTACCTGGGCGGCGAAGAGCTGACGATCGATGAGATCAAGGCTGCGATCCGCAAGCTCACCATCAACTCCGAGGCGTACCCGGTGTTGTGCGGTAGCGCGTTCAAGAACAAGGGCGTGCAGCCCATGCTCGACGCGGTGATCGACTACCTCCCGACCCCGCTGGACGTCGGTGCCACCACCGGCCATGTGCCGGGCAAGGAAGAAGAGCTCATCACGCGTGAGCCCAACACCGACGAGCCGTTCAGCGCGTTGGCGTTCAAGGTGGCCACCCACCCGTTCTTCGGCAAGCTGATCTACATCCGTGTGTACTCGGGCAAGGTCGACTCGGGCAGCCAGGTGGTGAACTCCACCAAGGGCAAGAAGGAGCGTCTGGGCAAGCTGTTCCAGATGCACTCCAACAAGGAGAACCCGGTCGAGTCCGCGTCCGCGGGTCACATCTATGCCGCGATCGGACTCAAGGACACCACCACCGGTGACACCTTGTGCGATCCGAACAACCAGATCGTGCTGGAGTCGATGACCTTCCCGGATCCGGTTATCCAGGTGGCCATCGAGCCGAAGACCAAGAGCGACCAGGAAAAGCTGGGTACCGCGATCCAGAAGCTGGCCGAAGAGGATCCGACCTTCAAGGTCAAGCTGGACCAGGAAACCGGCCAGACGATCATCGGTGGCATGGGCGAGCTTCACCTGGACATCCTGGTGGACCGCATGCGCCGCGAGTTCAAGGTCGAGGCGAACGTCGGTAAGCCGCAGGTGGCCTACCGCGAGACGATCCGCAAGAAGGTCGAGAACGTCGAATTCACCCACAAGAAGCAGACAGGTGGATCGGGCCAGTTCGCGAAGGTGATCATCAGCCTCGAGCCGCTGGTGGATGCCGAGGACGGCGCCACCTACGAGTTCTCGAACAAGGTCACCGGTGGACGCGTTCCGCGCGAGTACATCCCGTCGGTGGATGCCGGTGCGCAGGACGCCATGCAGTACGGCATCCTGGCCGGCTACCCGCTGGTGAACATCAAGGTCACCTTGCTCGACGGTGCGTACCACGACGTTGACTCGTCGGAAATGGCGTTCAAGATCGCCGGTTCGCAGGCTCTGAAGAAGGCCGCTCAGTCGGCCCAGCCGGTCATCCTCGAGCCGATCATGGCTGTCGAGGTCACCACCCCCGAGGACTACATGGGTGATGTGATTGGCGACCTGAACTCCCGCCGTGGCCAGATCCAGGCTATGGAGGAGCGCAGCGGTGCTCGTGTCGTCAAGGCGCAGGTTCCGCTGTCGGAGATGTTCGGTTATGTCGGCGACCTTCGGTCGAAGACCCAGGGCCGGGCTAACTACTCCATGGTGTTTGACTCGTACGCCGAAGTTCCGGCGAACGTGTCGAAGGAGATCATCGCGAAGGCAACGGGCGAATAG